Genomic window (Herpetosiphonaceae bacterium):
CCGGAGCTGGACGGGCTGATCGGCTTCTTTGTCAACACGCTGGTGCTGCGGACCGATCTGGCGGGCAATCCGAGCTTCGCGGCGCTGCTGGAGCGGGTGCGCGCGGTCTGTCTCGACGCCTACGCCCATCAAGATCTGCCCTTCGAGCTGCTGGTGGAGCAGCTACAGCCAGCGCGTGATACCAGCCGCACGCCGCTGTTCCAGGTGATGTTCGTGTTGCAGAACACGCCGCGTCCGGCGCTGCGAGTGCCGGAGCTGGCGGTGGAGCCGCTCCAGCTGGCGCGCACGACGACGAAGTTCGATCTGACGCTGACGCTGAGCGAGACGCGGCAGGGCGTGGCGGGGGAACTGCACTATCGGACGGATCTGTTCGACGCGGGGACGATGGGGCGGCTAGGGCAGCAGTATGTGCGGCTGCTGGAGGGGATCGTGGCACAGCCGGAGCAGCGCATCGACCGGCTGCCGCTGCTGAGCGACGCCGAGCGCCAGCAGCTCATCGTGGGCTGGAACGCGACCGAGGCCGCGTATCCGCAGGGCTGCCTGCATCAGCTCTTCGAGGCGCAGGCGATGCGCACGCCCGACGCCATCGCCGTGCGCTTCGGCGACACGACGCTGCGCTACCACGAGCTGAACGCGCGCGCCAATCAGCTTGCGCATGAGCTGCGTGAGCACGGCGTCGGCCCCGATCGCCCCGTGGCGGTGGCACTGCCGCGCTCGCTCGATCTCCTCGTCGCGCTGCTCGGCATTCTCAAAGCGGGCGGT
Coding sequences:
- a CDS encoding condensation domain-containing protein: YADYAVWQRQWLQGAVLDRQRAYWQTQLTDVPPLDLPTDYPRPPLLSAAGAAVRVAVPAALTAALHQLSQQAGVTLFMTLLAAWQTLLARYSGQTDIAVGTPIAGRVRPELDGLIGFFVNTLVLRTDLAGNPSFAALLERVRAVCLDAYAHQDLPFELLVEQLQPARDTSRTPLFQVMFVLQNTPRPALRVPELAVEPLQLARTTTKFDLTLTLSETRQGVAGELHYRTDLFDAGTMGRLGQQYVRLLEGIVAQPEQRIDRLPLLSDAERQQLIVGWNATEAAYPQGCLHQLFEAQAMRTPDAIAVRFGDTTLRYHELNARANQLAHELREHGVGPDRPVAVALPRSLDLLVALLGILKAGGAYLPLDPAYPQERLQFMLADAQPAVLLTHAALLPKLSFAGSVVCLDTAAPQIAQQP